In one Silene latifolia isolate original U9 population chromosome 10, ASM4854445v1, whole genome shotgun sequence genomic region, the following are encoded:
- the LOC141605690 gene encoding uncharacterized protein LOC141605690, protein MSTISSFQAFSCSIYQTNTSKVSQKPNLFGRVNFERNPICSQKFSELIWTKKCKITRVMSSEEDALVPESVVQEDVPVVEQSETVTIPVSPADKLIMFFQAEGTMNELAIPSVTQALEGTEGISDLKVGISEGIATVELTKQTTIQATGVASGLLEAVQGAGFRLNTLNLSFEDEELLTV, encoded by the exons ATGTCAACAATCTCAAGTTTTCAGGCTTTCAGTTGTTCAATCTACCAAACCAACACCTCAAAAGTTTCTCAAAAACCCAACCTTTTTGGGAGAGTGAACTTTGAGAGAAACCCAATCTGTAGCCAGAAATTTAGTGAATTGATTTGGACCAAGAAATGTAAAATAACAAGGGTAATGTCATCTGAAGAAGATGCCCTTGTCCCAGAAAGTGTGGTTCAAGAAGATGTGCCTGTTGTTGAACAATCTGAGACGGTTACCATTCCAGTTTCCCCTGCTGACAAGCTTATAATGTTCTTTCAG gCAGAAGGAACAATGAATGAACTTGCTATCCCATCAGTTACCCAAGCCTTGGAG GGAACAGAGGGAATCAGTGATCTGAAGGTTGGTATTTCTGAGGGCATTGCAACTGTTGAG cTAACAAAGCAGACGACAATTCAAGCAACTGGAGTGGCATCTGGTTTGCTTGAAGCTGTACAAGGAGCTGGCTTCAGGCTTAACACCTTGAATTTGAGTTTCGAAGATGAAGAGTTGCTCACTGTGTAA
- the LOC141607808 gene encoding protein FAR1-RELATED SEQUENCE 5-like, with protein MGQQQPQCIITDQCPGIKKACPNVLKNSVHKYCMWHIMQKVLEMVGRAICNDTDFMTDINVVVWDVDLEPEEFEQNWQTVIEAHGMQNNRWLKYVFSIRQKWIPAYFRDLPLGFLLRITQRSESSNSYFKRFESHFGTLVEFWMRYNSTIEQQRHSQRRMDTANEHSCLLRITQRSESSNNYFKRFESHFGTLVEFWMRYNSTIEQQRHSQRRMDTANEHSMLDKVGPMKVEMHASLVYTHPIFTDFQKEVKHAICSMGVGGLTTVGIVEYHDVRDGLKHRNFRVEFNIQTNESKCACKLFERHGIVCRHILWVWNDRQVYKIPEPYVLARWTKKSYRPIIQDETGNVIEDIDEADIKKAEMSKVWSDIYATVGVMDTYATVKQTKQLQKTLKHFRENITGPIEPKTKSQEIEDLLGITVSNDIDL; from the exons ATGGGGCAGCAGCAACCTCAGTGTATAATAACAGACCAATGCCCTGGAATTAAAAAGGCATGCCCAAACGTTTTAAAGAATTCTGTGCACAAgtactgcatgtggcatatcatgcagaAAGTGCTTGAGATGGTGGGAAGAGCAATCTGCAACGACACGGATTTTATGACAGACATAAATGTTGTTGTTTGGGATGTTGACTTAGAACCAGAAGAATTTGAACAAAACTGGCAAACCGTTATTGAAGCACATGGTATGCAAAACAACCGCTGGTTGAAGTACGTATTCTCAATCAGACAAAAGTGGATACCGGCTTACTTTCGTGATCTGCCTCTAGGTTTTTTGCTGAGGATAACCCAGAGATCTGAAAGTTCAAACAGCTATTTCAAACGGTTTGAAAGCCACTTTGGAACCCTTGTTGAGTTCTGGATGAGGTACAATTCTACAATAGAACAACAAAGGCATTCACAAAGGCGGATGGACACTGCCAACGAGCATA GTTGTTTGCTGAGGATAACCCAGAGATCTGAAAGTTCAAACAACTATTTCAAACGGTTTGAAAGCCACTTTGGAACCCTTGTTGAGTTCTGGATGAGGTACAATTCTACAATAGAACAACAAAGGCATTCACAAAGGCGGATGGACACTGCCAACGAGCATAGTATGCTCGATAAAGTAGGACCAATGAAGGTAGAGATGCATGCGTCACTTGTGTACACACATCCTATCTTTACAGACTTTCAGAAGGAAGTCAAACATGCGATATGCAGCATGGGGGTCGGGGGTTTGACAACAGTAGGGATAGTGGAGTACCATGATGTTCGTGATGGACTGAAGCACAGAAACTTCCGAGTGGAATTTAACATCCAAACTAACGAGAGCAAATGTGCATGTAAGCTGTTTGAGAGGCATGGCATTGTCTGTCGACATATACTATGGGTATGGAATGATAGGCAGGTATACAAGATACCTGAGCCTTATGTTCttgctcgatggacaaagaaatccTACAGACCAATTATCCAAGATGAAACTGGAAACGTCATAGAAGATATTGACGAAGCTGACATCAAGAAAGCtgagatgtcaaaggtttggtctgaTATTTATGCAACTGTCGGGGTGATGGACACTTATGCTACGGTTAAACAGACGAAGCAACTGCAAAAAACCCTGAAACATTTCAGGGAGAACATCACAGGACCAATTGAACCAAAAACTAAAAGCCAGGAAATCGAGGATCTTCTTGGCATCACAGTTTCAAATGATATTGACctttga
- the LOC141607809 gene encoding uncharacterized protein LOC141607809 has protein sequence MVIKQIEAICRDFLWHGKESESRPAMVAWDKVYRAEKQGGLGIKNLQIWNCAAIANLAWRKICQIKTLMKDCIWAQNVQYSINSGYSWLLPDTGIVDWHSWHLNRWVLPKHRFICWLIVQQRLLTQDRLMNMGIAQHNSCYLCGIMPEDHKHLFFACVYSATCCRLVSEWCSFQIPFANCIQWWIALRSRTLTQKKALGIIVSSLMYHIWMCRNKSRVELFLLRPEKLVEQVKCDVVNRLKNCQIKCQNVCTLAWLNVIRSN, from the exons ATGGTGATCAAGCAGATTGAAGCCATTTGCAGAGATTTTTTATGGCATGGCAAGGAATCTGAGAGTAGACCTGCCATGGTGGCCTGGGATAAGGTCTACAGAGCTGAGAAACAAGGGGGgctaggcatcaagaatcttcaaaTCTGGAACTGTGCTGCCATAGCTAA CTTGGCATGGCGTAAAATTTGTCAAATAAAGACTCTGATGAAGGACTGCATTTGGGCGCAGAATGTTCAATACTCTATCAATTCTGGTTACAGTTGGTTGCTACCAGACACTGGTATTGTTGACTGGCATTCATGGCATCTGAACAGGTGGGTGCTCCCTAAGCACAGATTTATTTGCTGGTTGATTGTTCAACAGAGACTTCTCACCCAAGACAGACTGATGAATATGGGAATTGCTCAACATAATAGCTGCTATCTTTGTGGAATTATGCCTGAGGATCACAAGCATCTTTTCTTTGCGTGTGTCTACAGTGCTACTTGTTGCAGGTTGGTTTCTGAGTGGTGCTCGTTTCAGATTCCATTTGCAAATTGTATACAGTGGTGGATAGCTTTGAGGTCTAGGACCCTTACTCAAAAGAAGGCTCTTGGCATCATTGTCTCCTCACTGATGTATCACATCTGGATGTGCCGTAACAAGAGTAGAGTGGAATTGTTTTTATTACGACCTGAGAAACTGGTGGAACAGGTTAAGTGTGATGTAGTTAATAGGCTAAAGAATTGTCAAATTAAGTGTCAAAATGTTTGTACTTTAGCATGGTTGAATGTAATTAGGAGTAATTAA